A stretch of bacterium DNA encodes these proteins:
- a CDS encoding NifB/NifX family molybdenum-iron cluster-binding protein encodes MILAITAHRNAWDSPLDERFGRAQGFFLIDDVTLQTRYIDNSVNGDAEHGAGPASAQLLANLSVRTLLTGRVGPKAEDALNAANIQVIQTGTASTVKDAWELYLEQQPRTPQL; translated from the coding sequence ATGATCCTTGCAATCACCGCACATCGCAATGCCTGGGACTCCCCACTCGACGAGCGTTTTGGCAGAGCACAGGGGTTCTTCCTTATTGACGATGTCACCCTGCAAACGCGCTACATCGACAATTCTGTCAATGGCGACGCAGAGCATGGCGCCGGACCCGCATCCGCACAATTGCTTGCCAACCTCAGTGTAAGAACATTGCTCACCGGCCGCGTAGGCCCCAAAGCAGAAGATGCACTCAATGCCGCAAACATACAGGTCATCCAGACCGGGACCGCAAGCACCGTGAAGGATGCCTGGGAATTATACCTCGAACAGCAACCACGAACACCACAACTTTAA
- a CDS encoding DNRLRE domain-containing protein, translating into MKALTILAAILLLANLSSAQTIITLQPGPEDGKDAMVWDDPLYNKAIRNYATHEEMLVHAWTDQGVPVCARSYVAFDLSGITRKDLVSAHLTLYNNPSGTFEGQHRAWSGPNNAWVRRVITPWNEEELSWNNQPAYTDLHQVQLPASQLGNEDYTIDVTALVRDMLYRFPDRSHGFAIMLEEEDFYRALVFATSDYHDPSRRPKLELQFGDRATSSVHHGRSMPLKLDVYPNPSSTQVEIKAELPEGSRGYVELLNSVGQVLLSWDVEGSTLLHLPLTGYASGQYWLRLGTDAQVEIKSLVVQ; encoded by the coding sequence ATGAAAGCACTTACCATTCTCGCCGCCATACTTCTGCTCGCAAATCTGAGCAGCGCACAGACCATCATCACCCTGCAGCCGGGTCCTGAAGACGGCAAGGACGCCATGGTCTGGGATGACCCTCTCTATAACAAGGCCATCCGCAACTATGCCACACATGAAGAAATGCTCGTGCACGCGTGGACGGACCAGGGCGTGCCGGTCTGCGCACGCAGCTATGTCGCCTTTGACCTGTCGGGCATCACACGAAAGGATCTGGTATCAGCACATCTGACACTGTACAACAATCCCTCCGGCACGTTTGAAGGACAGCATCGCGCTTGGAGCGGACCGAACAACGCCTGGGTGCGACGTGTGATCACACCGTGGAATGAGGAAGAACTGTCCTGGAATAACCAGCCTGCGTATACCGATCTGCATCAGGTGCAGCTCCCCGCGTCGCAGCTGGGGAATGAAGATTATACGATAGACGTTACTGCGCTGGTACGCGACATGCTGTACCGCTTCCCCGATCGCAGCCACGGTTTCGCCATCATGCTCGAGGAAGAGGATTTCTACCGTGCCCTGGTGTTCGCCACCAGTGATTATCACGATCCTTCGCGCCGTCCGAAACTGGAACTGCAATTCGGTGACAGGGCCACATCTTCGGTGCATCACGGCAGAAGCATGCCGCTGAAGCTCGACGTGTATCCGAATCCTTCTTCCACCCAGGTGGAAATCAAGGCCGAGCTGCCCGAGGGAAGCCGCGGCTACGTAGAATTACTCAATTCCGTGGGACAGGTACTGTTGTCTTGGGATGTCGAGGGCAGTACGCTGCTGCATCTCCCGCTCACCGGATATGCATCGGGACAGTACTGGCTGCGTCTCGGAACCGATGCGCAGGTCGAAATAAAGTCCCTCGTCGTGCAATAG
- a CDS encoding S8 family serine peptidase — translation MKRTLSTSLYIGLFFLSLIALEGTLDAAPVHDGDGNGYQVTDHYLVKFEGDEAGFRLRMRAMNCKVDEVWPQIRIACISDVKDAMIPLIMEEQTLEEFVRDVSVDWVNAISSDINVTVQAAGTSTDGSLRSGEDAEFYDIQWGLQQIKASEAWKSARGDRSVRVGVLDTGISPDHVDLKGKYDLDASINLSASNPADKRDFIDRHYHGTHVSALISSNNLGVAGIAPDITLVGVKVLDDEGRASFANLIAGIMYAVDVADVDVINLSAGGLGSLSQISTISEMLHAAIDYAERHGVAVVASAGNAGMDLRASSMQSFVVTDEAGTLLVSASGPASARGSEKLACYSNYGSDVVGLAAPGGSIDCNNNAFRSMDEMVISALAPAVAKRMGLRNPDGWYMFSTGTSMAAPLVSGLAALVKSEHPDWDATAICEKLKDSADDLGLPGKDGEFGYGRINAELALK, via the coding sequence ATGAAACGCACACTATCCACTTCGCTATATATTGGGTTGTTTTTCCTTTCTCTCATCGCGCTCGAGGGCACACTTGACGCGGCACCCGTCCATGACGGCGACGGAAACGGCTACCAGGTCACAGATCACTATCTGGTGAAATTCGAGGGGGATGAAGCCGGTTTCAGGCTGCGGATGCGGGCCATGAACTGCAAGGTAGACGAAGTCTGGCCGCAGATTCGCATCGCATGCATCAGCGATGTGAAGGATGCGATGATTCCGCTCATTATGGAGGAACAGACGCTCGAGGAATTTGTTCGCGATGTTTCCGTGGACTGGGTCAACGCGATATCTTCCGACATCAATGTCACCGTGCAGGCAGCAGGCACGAGCACGGATGGCAGCCTCCGTTCGGGTGAGGACGCTGAGTTTTACGATATACAGTGGGGACTGCAGCAGATCAAGGCTTCCGAAGCATGGAAGTCCGCACGCGGTGACCGCTCGGTGCGCGTTGGCGTGCTCGATACTGGCATCAGTCCTGATCATGTAGACCTGAAAGGAAAGTATGACCTCGATGCAAGCATCAACCTCAGTGCTTCCAATCCCGCCGACAAGCGTGATTTCATTGATCGTCATTACCACGGTACGCATGTCTCCGCGCTGATTTCGTCCAACAACCTCGGTGTGGCCGGTATCGCGCCGGATATCACGCTCGTTGGAGTCAAGGTGCTCGATGATGAAGGACGTGCATCATTCGCGAATCTCATTGCTGGAATCATGTACGCGGTGGACGTCGCCGATGTGGATGTTATCAACCTCAGTGCCGGTGGACTCGGAAGTCTCTCCCAGATTTCCACAATATCTGAAATGCTGCATGCTGCCATCGACTACGCAGAACGTCATGGTGTGGCCGTTGTGGCTTCGGCCGGGAATGCTGGAATGGATCTGCGCGCCAGCTCCATGCAGAGCTTCGTGGTGACCGATGAAGCCGGTACGCTGCTCGTCAGCGCCAGTGGTCCTGCAAGTGCGCGGGGAAGCGAAAAGCTCGCCTGCTATTCGAACTATGGTTCGGACGTCGTCGGACTCGCAGCCCCGGGCGGAAGCATAGACTGCAACAACAATGCCTTCAGGAGCATGGATGAAATGGTTATTTCCGCACTCGCGCCTGCCGTTGCAAAGCGAATGGGACTGCGGAATCCCGATGGCTGGTACATGTTCTCGACGGGCACGAGCATGGCGGCACCGCTGGTGTCGGGACTCGCGGCCCTGGTCAAGAGTGAACATCCGGATTGGGATGCCACCGCTATCTGTGAGAAACTCAAAGACAGCGCCGACGATCTCGGACTCCCCGGAAAGGACGGAGAATTCGGCTATGGACGCATTAATGCGGAACTGGCCCTGAAATAG
- the nusB gene encoding transcription antitermination factor NusB, which produces MSTTRREAREKAMQVLYAYEISREPIEMLLESIAGEELGENDDLYRFAQALVYSVLNHRSEADLLIREKAQHWDFDRIATMDRILLRMGIVEFLHFPEIPTKVSINECVDIAKRYSTDQSSRFVNGMLDSILGALNSENRIQKEGRGLIDR; this is translated from the coding sequence ATGTCGACCACACGTAGAGAAGCGCGGGAAAAGGCCATGCAGGTTCTGTATGCCTACGAAATTTCGCGCGAACCCATAGAAATGCTTCTGGAATCCATCGCCGGTGAGGAACTCGGGGAGAACGACGACCTCTATCGCTTCGCCCAGGCGCTGGTGTATTCCGTACTCAATCACCGCAGCGAGGCAGACCTTCTGATTCGCGAGAAAGCCCAGCACTGGGATTTCGATCGCATCGCGACGATGGACCGCATCCTCCTCCGCATGGGTATCGTCGAATTCCTGCATTTCCCGGAAATTCCCACCAAGGTCTCGATCAACGAGTGCGTGGATATCGCCAAGCGCTACAGCACCGATCAGAGCAGTCGTTTCGTCAACGGCATGCTCGACAGCATTCTCGGTGCACTGAACAGTGAAAATCGCATTCAGAAAGAAGGGCGCGGACTGATCGACAGGTAG
- a CDS encoding ABC transporter ATP-binding protein — protein MTSDPQHSSQAATPWSPPLLRLQQCSFAYEKLAVLEDIDCSVEPGEFLGIVGPNGAGKTTVLRLLSGQYPPRAGSATANGVSIHAMPPRERARMMSVVPQTEAVMFPWTVFSLVMLGRHPHTKSFGFEDARDHEAVQAAMEMVGVSHLASREATSLSGGELHRVLIARALAQDTPVIFLDEPNAHLDIRHQVQLFALLSRLHAEQGRSIVIITHDLNLAAMYCDRLLLVDNGKIAAHGNPAEVLRSDLIARHFGVDVLIEDSSPPHVRLLPPETL, from the coding sequence ATGACTTCGGATCCTCAACATTCATCCCAGGCTGCAACGCCATGGTCACCTCCTCTGCTGCGCCTTCAGCAGTGCAGCTTCGCGTATGAGAAGCTCGCGGTGCTTGAGGATATCGATTGCAGCGTCGAACCGGGAGAATTCCTCGGAATTGTCGGACCCAACGGCGCGGGTAAAACCACCGTCCTGCGACTGCTGTCCGGACAGTATCCTCCCCGTGCAGGCAGCGCGACTGCAAATGGCGTTTCCATCCATGCGATGCCTCCACGCGAGCGCGCGCGCATGATGTCCGTCGTTCCGCAGACCGAGGCTGTGATGTTTCCGTGGACGGTGTTCTCGCTCGTCATGCTCGGACGCCATCCGCATACAAAGAGCTTCGGCTTCGAAGATGCGCGCGATCACGAAGCGGTGCAAGCCGCCATGGAAATGGTAGGCGTGTCGCATCTCGCCTCGCGGGAAGCGACGTCGCTTTCGGGCGGTGAACTGCATCGCGTCCTCATTGCGCGTGCGCTGGCACAGGATACCCCGGTGATTTTCCTGGACGAGCCGAATGCACATCTCGACATCCGTCACCAGGTGCAGCTTTTCGCACTTCTCTCGCGCCTGCATGCCGAGCAGGGACGCAGCATCGTCATAATCACGCATGACCTCAACCTCGCTGCAATGTACTGCGATCGCCTCCTGCTGGTCGATAATGGAAAAATCGCCGCGCACGGGAATCCGGCTGAGGTCCTTCGCAGCGACCTGATCGCCCGGCACTTCGGCGTTGACGTCCTCATTGAAGATTCCTCCCCCCCGCACGTGCGGCTGCTTCCCCCGGAAACACTCTGA
- a CDS encoding NAD(P)-dependent oxidoreductase, whose amino-acid sequence MNIDRNGEVMDRQLPGIVVTGASGFVGRHFLEAARGKYRLFCLARRSQYEAGIPKMEQQRWTQVDVAQRDALLNVSECIEANGGADYLLHLAGYYDFTNREHPEYERTNVRGTRNVLDLASKLGIKRVIFASSLAACSFPERGACITEESSADATVPYARSKRDAEEVIREHDAPFARTIVRLAAIFSDWCEYPPVYAFLNTWLSSAWNARMLGGRGKSAVPYLHIRDLVSLFLRIVEKSAALPPFAVYNASPSHTTSHEQLFCTSTRFLYGRECAPVHIPRAMALPAVALRQAVASLFGKSPFEKIWMLRYIDRELRVDATHTYRETGWKPTPRYDLARRMLILIENMKTQPELWTQRNQAAFVRVAQRPNLTIASMLKVDSEIIIPDIVQRIRDEQDSGGCSDYVRMTAQTLTAYVTLFFEVLLFSIRTRDRRPIRTYARLLAFHRQREGFEQDQVSIAIELFGPVLHACIAKKKQPGIRIEHIQEAVDLSLQLALDEVEEAYDRMRERGHVPPTEAVNIFSDVVEMIRLVDELHDVCRDSVDVLSRLTAAHPGVRTPLNKPDM is encoded by the coding sequence GTGAATATCGATAGAAATGGCGAGGTGATGGACCGGCAGCTGCCGGGTATTGTGGTGACCGGGGCCTCTGGTTTTGTGGGACGACATTTTCTCGAGGCCGCACGGGGGAAGTATCGTCTGTTCTGCCTCGCCCGGCGGTCGCAGTACGAAGCCGGTATTCCGAAAATGGAGCAGCAGAGGTGGACGCAGGTGGATGTCGCACAGCGAGACGCACTGCTGAATGTGTCCGAATGCATCGAGGCGAATGGCGGGGCAGACTATCTTCTGCACCTCGCCGGGTATTACGATTTCACAAACAGGGAACACCCCGAGTACGAACGTACCAATGTGAGAGGTACACGAAATGTCCTCGACCTCGCATCGAAGCTCGGCATCAAACGCGTGATCTTCGCAAGCTCACTCGCGGCATGCAGTTTTCCGGAACGTGGTGCATGTATTACCGAGGAGAGTTCTGCGGATGCCACTGTTCCGTATGCGCGCAGCAAGCGGGATGCGGAAGAAGTGATACGCGAGCATGATGCGCCATTTGCACGTACTATCGTCCGTCTGGCGGCAATCTTCAGCGACTGGTGCGAGTATCCCCCCGTATACGCGTTCCTCAATACCTGGCTCTCTTCGGCATGGAACGCGCGTATGCTGGGCGGGCGAGGGAAAAGCGCTGTCCCGTATCTCCACATCAGGGATCTGGTTTCCCTCTTCCTCCGCATAGTTGAAAAATCAGCAGCGCTTCCACCTTTCGCTGTCTATAACGCCAGTCCATCGCATACAACGTCCCATGAACAGCTCTTCTGCACCTCGACGCGCTTCCTTTACGGAAGGGAATGCGCGCCGGTGCATATCCCACGTGCGATGGCGCTCCCTGCCGTGGCCTTGCGGCAGGCTGTGGCCTCGCTGTTCGGGAAATCGCCATTCGAAAAAATCTGGATGCTGCGCTATATCGACCGTGAGCTGCGCGTCGATGCAACACATACGTACCGTGAGACCGGGTGGAAACCCACGCCACGCTATGATCTCGCGCGCCGCATGCTCATCCTCATTGAAAACATGAAGACGCAGCCTGAGCTCTGGACGCAGCGGAATCAGGCGGCGTTCGTCCGTGTCGCACAGCGCCCGAATCTCACAATCGCCAGTATGCTCAAGGTGGACAGTGAGATCATCATTCCTGACATCGTACAGCGTATCCGAGATGAGCAGGATTCCGGCGGATGCAGCGATTACGTTCGCATGACAGCACAGACGCTCACTGCCTACGTTACACTTTTCTTCGAGGTGCTGCTCTTTTCCATTCGTACCCGCGATCGCCGTCCCATTCGGACCTATGCGCGCCTCCTGGCTTTTCACCGGCAGCGTGAAGGTTTCGAGCAGGATCAGGTGAGTATCGCGATAGAACTGTTCGGTCCCGTACTGCATGCGTGCATCGCAAAGAAAAAACAGCCTGGTATCAGGATCGAACATATCCAGGAGGCTGTCGATCTGAGCCTGCAGCTTGCGCTCGATGAGGTGGAGGAGGCGTATGATCGCATGCGCGAACGTGGACATGTGCCGCCCACTGAAGCGGTGAACATTTTCAGTGATGTGGTGGAGATGATACGCCTCGTTGATGAACTGCATGATGTGTGCAGGGACAGTGTTGACGTGCTCAGCAGATTGACAGCAGCGCATCCCGGGGTACGGACACCGCTGAACAAACCGGATATGTGA
- a CDS encoding A/G-specific adenine glycosylase — translation MRAQVHVQSRSFPAHRRKQLRERLLRWYTRHARTLPWRDIDNPYYVLVSEFMLQQTQVARVLEHFPRWVGRFPDINALAAATRRQVLLAWSGMGYNRRALHLHEAARMVRDEYGGTLPSDPAELQKLPGVGRYTASAIACFGFRKRHAVVDVNIRRVLSRLSENMGNSSHMLPEPLIWQTAALLLPERAYYNWNQALMDLGATICTARVPSCDQCPLTTQCPSSGKLEEKAPAERNVLRETPRRIYRGRIIELLRQAKGHCMSAATLGEKTFAGETTPAGTAGATREADLRPRLLDILATLQRDGMIRARRGRRQVTDLRAYAEGLEDLKICMTD, via the coding sequence ATGAGGGCGCAAGTCCACGTTCAATCCCGGTCCTTCCCCGCCCACAGGCGCAAACAGCTGCGCGAACGTCTTCTCCGCTGGTATACTCGTCATGCACGCACCCTGCCATGGCGAGACATCGACAATCCCTACTACGTACTCGTAAGCGAATTCATGCTGCAGCAGACGCAGGTTGCGCGCGTGCTCGAGCATTTTCCTCGATGGGTGGGACGCTTTCCAGACATCAATGCACTCGCAGCGGCGACCCGGCGCCAGGTACTCCTTGCATGGTCGGGAATGGGCTATAATCGCCGCGCATTGCATCTGCATGAGGCAGCACGCATGGTGCGCGACGAGTATGGTGGGACGCTGCCCTCGGATCCGGCGGAATTACAGAAACTACCGGGAGTGGGACGCTATACGGCATCAGCCATCGCCTGCTTCGGCTTCAGAAAGCGGCATGCGGTGGTGGATGTGAATATCCGGCGCGTGCTTTCACGCCTGAGTGAGAACATGGGAAACAGCAGCCACATGCTGCCCGAGCCTCTCATATGGCAGACAGCGGCCCTGCTCCTCCCCGAACGCGCATACTACAACTGGAATCAGGCACTCATGGATCTCGGTGCCACGATATGCACAGCCCGCGTTCCCTCCTGCGACCAGTGTCCCCTCACCACGCAGTGTCCCTCTTCCGGCAAGCTCGAAGAAAAGGCTCCGGCCGAACGCAACGTGCTGCGCGAGACACCGCGGCGCATTTACCGGGGACGCATTATCGAACTGCTCAGACAGGCGAAGGGGCACTGCATGTCCGCCGCAACACTCGGGGAAAAGACGTTCGCCGGGGAAACTACTCCTGCCGGTACTGCAGGGGCAACACGCGAGGCGGATCTGCGTCCCAGGCTGCTGGATATTCTCGCGACGCTGCAGCGGGACGGCATGATTCGCGCACGCAGGGGCAGACGCCAGGTGACAGATCTGCGCGCATATGCGGAAGGACTCGAAGATTTGAAAATCTGCATGACGGATTAG
- a CDS encoding P-loop NTPase: MKQIVIMSGKGGTGKTTISAALAQMAGSDVVVADCDVDAANLHLLLKPVEVETERFFGGSEPLVDTRGCSQCGMCVSACAWNAIRYDDHSVVIDPYACEGCGICSHVCMDGHISMHPRVTGTFSKARTRFGQLMSHANLFAGQENSGKLVAQVRKQAVSIAEEQGSDCVLIDGPPGIGCPAISAVSGATHVLVVTEATQAGVHDMTRLVALLERFELDMLCVINKTDLDPTTRNEIHALCRNRDIPVIAEFPWSDAFPEMLRQGKTLLESEDEEVINSIEEIWNHFETVGAET; this comes from the coding sequence ATGAAACAGATCGTGATCATGAGTGGGAAGGGCGGAACAGGAAAGACGACGATATCGGCTGCGCTGGCACAGATGGCTGGGAGTGATGTCGTGGTTGCGGACTGCGATGTCGATGCGGCAAATCTCCATCTGCTGCTCAAGCCCGTAGAAGTTGAGACGGAGCGCTTTTTCGGTGGTTCGGAACCACTTGTGGACACACGCGGCTGTTCGCAATGCGGCATGTGCGTCAGCGCCTGTGCATGGAATGCGATCCGATATGACGATCATTCCGTCGTGATTGATCCGTACGCCTGCGAAGGCTGCGGGATTTGCAGCCATGTCTGCATGGACGGCCATATTTCAATGCATCCCCGCGTCACAGGGACGTTCAGCAAGGCAAGGACGCGCTTCGGTCAACTGATGTCACATGCGAATCTCTTCGCGGGACAGGAGAATTCCGGCAAGCTTGTCGCACAGGTACGGAAACAGGCGGTGAGCATCGCTGAGGAACAGGGAAGTGACTGCGTGCTCATCGATGGTCCACCGGGAATAGGGTGTCCGGCAATCTCCGCGGTCTCCGGTGCGACGCATGTGCTCGTCGTGACTGAAGCCACACAGGCAGGTGTGCACGACATGACGCGACTCGTGGCGCTGCTGGAGCGATTTGAGCTCGACATGCTCTGCGTCATTAACAAAACAGATCTCGATCCTACCACGCGCAACGAAATCCATGCCCTGTGCCGCAATCGCGACATACCTGTCATAGCGGAGTTCCCCTGGTCTGATGCATTCCCGGAAATGCTGAGACAGGGGAAGACGCTCCTTGAGTCCGAGGACGAGGAGGTCATCAATTCAATCGAAGAAATATGGAATCATTTCGAAACTGTCGGAGCAGAAACATGA
- a CDS encoding ATP-binding protein: protein MTIAIASGKGGAGKTSIATSLAYLLARERRVALLDLDVEEPNAHLYFNVPVSRSEQVSGMIPVVEEQFCSRCGRCQEVCAYHAILVFPSQVLVFPELCKSCRGCVALCPEGAILEGTKSIGVVERREVENLAITSGRLDVGSTEAPALIRAVKERADDSEQLTIIDAPPGTACAAVEAVRHADLTVVVAESTPFGLHDMILAVSMLRELEQNFAVLINKSVAHDTTVHAFCMKEGIRILGEIPQSREIARAGARGMLLPRVLPNFTPLLMTVLEEIMRREEVTS, encoded by the coding sequence GTGACCATCGCAATTGCCAGCGGAAAGGGCGGTGCGGGGAAGACTTCAATCGCGACATCTCTGGCGTATCTGCTGGCGCGCGAGCGGCGGGTTGCGCTATTGGATCTCGACGTCGAAGAACCGAATGCCCATCTCTACTTCAACGTCCCTGTGAGCAGGAGCGAACAGGTGAGCGGTATGATACCCGTGGTCGAAGAGCAATTCTGTTCCCGCTGCGGCCGCTGCCAGGAGGTGTGTGCGTATCACGCCATCCTGGTTTTTCCCTCCCAGGTACTCGTTTTTCCGGAGCTTTGCAAGAGCTGCAGGGGCTGCGTTGCGCTGTGTCCTGAAGGAGCGATTCTGGAAGGCACAAAAAGCATCGGTGTCGTCGAGCGCCGCGAGGTGGAAAACCTGGCCATTACTTCGGGCCGGCTGGATGTCGGTTCCACCGAAGCGCCGGCACTGATCCGCGCTGTGAAGGAACGTGCGGACGATAGTGAGCAGCTTACCATCATAGATGCGCCACCGGGCACGGCCTGCGCCGCAGTAGAAGCGGTGCGGCACGCGGATCTCACCGTCGTCGTGGCGGAGTCCACTCCTTTCGGACTCCATGACATGATTCTTGCCGTGAGCATGCTCCGGGAACTGGAGCAGAATTTTGCCGTGCTCATCAACAAGTCGGTGGCACACGATACGACCGTACATGCTTTTTGCATGAAAGAGGGAATCCGCATCCTGGGTGAAATTCCCCAGAGCAGGGAGATCGCACGTGCCGGGGCGCGGGGAATGCTGCTGCCGAGAGTCCTTCCAAACTTTACACCGCTGCTCATGACCGTACTCGAGGAAATTATGCGCCGTGAAGAGGTGACGTCATGA
- a CDS encoding MFS transporter → MSVSAAVLRTRTAHDRVLHGWYMYDWANSAFAVTILAALFGPYLDKVVVPAGGVDIPLLGIHALSATSLYGYALGLSALVVLLSSPILGAIADSTSAKKSFMMFFCYLGSAASLLMFFVGEGDVTMALLLFMVGNLSFVSANVFYDAFLPHIATPDMQDVVSGKGYAYGYAGGGLLFALQLVLVQFHDLLGVSEIMAVRIALGSVGLWWGGFAMITFRRLPEPRMEGRRPSTPTLVKDGFVRIRRTFGKIRSLRQMGIFLLAFMIYNDGIQTVIAMATIYGSEELGFDTLTLMGALLMIQFVGIIGAQLFGMLAKRFGSKNMVIVSLVIWTGVVVYAFFMTQPMEFWVLGAVVGLVLGGSQALSRSLYSRIIPPAASAEFFGFFSVFEKFSAIWGPIVFALIRQLTGSARLSILSLVAFFIVGMLILIFVRLGEAERERDELELLLQED, encoded by the coding sequence ATGAGTGTTTCCGCAGCGGTACTGCGCACGCGCACCGCGCATGACCGCGTACTCCATGGCTGGTACATGTACGACTGGGCAAACTCCGCCTTCGCCGTCACCATACTCGCAGCCCTGTTCGGTCCCTACCTCGACAAGGTTGTCGTCCCCGCCGGCGGCGTTGACATTCCCCTGCTTGGCATCCATGCCCTCAGCGCGACGTCGCTGTACGGGTACGCGCTCGGACTCTCCGCCCTTGTCGTCCTTCTCAGCTCACCGATACTCGGTGCCATCGCCGACAGCACCTCCGCGAAGAAATCCTTCATGATGTTCTTCTGCTACCTGGGCAGCGCCGCCTCCCTGCTGATGTTTTTCGTCGGAGAAGGCGATGTCACCATGGCACTTCTTCTGTTCATGGTGGGAAATCTCAGTTTCGTCTCCGCCAACGTGTTCTATGATGCCTTCCTGCCGCATATCGCCACGCCGGATATGCAGGATGTGGTTTCCGGCAAGGGCTATGCCTATGGCTATGCCGGGGGAGGACTTCTCTTCGCGCTGCAACTCGTACTCGTGCAGTTTCACGACTTGCTCGGCGTGAGTGAAATCATGGCCGTAAGGATTGCACTCGGGAGTGTGGGACTCTGGTGGGGCGGTTTCGCCATGATCACCTTCCGCCGCCTGCCTGAGCCACGCATGGAGGGACGGCGTCCCTCAACGCCAACACTGGTAAAGGACGGCTTTGTGCGCATCCGCAGGACCTTCGGGAAAATCCGTTCGCTTCGACAGATGGGCATCTTCCTGCTCGCCTTCATGATATACAATGACGGTATCCAGACTGTGATCGCCATGGCTACCATCTACGGAAGTGAGGAACTTGGCTTCGACACGCTCACGCTCATGGGCGCGTTGCTGATGATTCAATTCGTGGGTATTATCGGAGCACAGCTGTTCGGCATGCTTGCGAAACGCTTCGGCAGCAAGAACATGGTCATTGTTTCCCTCGTGATATGGACGGGCGTGGTCGTGTACGCGTTTTTCATGACGCAGCCGATGGAGTTCTGGGTGCTGGGTGCGGTGGTCGGACTCGTACTCGGAGGAAGCCAGGCACTCTCTCGCTCCCTCTACAGCCGCATCATCCCTCCCGCCGCTTCTGCCGAATTTTTCGGCTTCTTTTCCGTCTTCGAAAAATTCAGCGCCATCTGGGGTCCCATCGTCTTCGCCCTCATCCGCCAGCTCACCGGCTCGGCACGCCTGAGCATCCTCTCCCTCGTCGCCTTCTTCATCGTCGGCATGCTCATCCTCATCTTCGTCCGCCTGGGTGAAGCCGAACGCGAACGCGACGAGCTGGAGCTCTTACTCCAGGAGGACTGA
- a CDS encoding (deoxy)nucleoside triphosphate pyrophosphohydrolase translates to MFDDHEELVRVAVAVIRDGETFLICQRGINHRYGLKWEFPGGKLIQGETLRECLERELWEELDIEPVKAKELRTIQATYPDGGNFLITFFLVTEYSGTIQNKVFEDVKWVTLEQIHTYEMLEGSLPILPYLE, encoded by the coding sequence ATGTTTGACGATCATGAAGAACTCGTACGCGTCGCTGTCGCTGTTATCCGTGACGGGGAGACGTTCCTCATCTGTCAGCGTGGGATCAACCATCGCTACGGACTCAAGTGGGAATTCCCCGGCGGCAAGCTCATCCAGGGCGAAACCCTGCGCGAATGCCTCGAGCGCGAGCTGTGGGAGGAACTCGATATCGAGCCGGTGAAGGCCAAGGAACTGCGCACAATACAGGCGACGTATCCGGATGGAGGGAATTTCCTGATCACATTTTTCCTCGTCACAGAATACAGCGGTACAATCCAGAACAAGGTCTTTGAGGATGTCAAGTGGGTGACACTTGAACAGATTCACACCTATGAGATGCTTGAAGGGTCACTGCCGATTCTGCCTTACCTCGAATGA